One genomic segment of Miscanthus floridulus cultivar M001 unplaced genomic scaffold, ASM1932011v1 os_1766_2, whole genome shotgun sequence includes these proteins:
- the LOC136534293 gene encoding F-box protein At4g09920-like: protein MELLCPSAKRRRSEDLAAGEPPPRATEATEAANLGPTTHSKEPPPPPDAGGGGDVDRISGLPDAVLGEIVSLLSTKEAGRTQILASRWRHVWFASPLVIDGSDLWTKPKIFTAANEALASAVSKILSAHPGPGRRFCVPPHYLHDRPATVDAWLSSPALHNLQELDFWEGKHMVHRYGRPYPLAPPPASTFRFSATLRVSTLSKCELPDSSVEGIHFPHLKQLGLENVSLSEGSLHTMISSCPVLECLLLNGIFGVGCLRISSNTLRSIGVGTDFDCYRDNLHRDNLQLLEEVIIDAPCLERSLYLGSFKPTNFIIISAPKLEALGCLNNDWFERTRLVFGTIIIQGLKVVSLTTTLSSVKTLAVASHNMNLDTVIELMKCFPCLENLYIKSCISGENRWRHKHRDFIKSCDIHLKKIVLSYRGIKSQINFASFFLLNARELELMRLEVGNTNYNEAFFAEQYRMLQMEKRASRGARLHFTNKACSHRVHVNHVRDLSVADPFECME, encoded by the exons ATGGAGCTACTGTGTCCCAGTGCCAAGAGGAGGAGATCCGAGGACCTCGCAGCTGGTGAGCCCCCGCCACGGGCGACGGAAGCCACGGAGGCGGCCAATCTCGGACCTACAACCCACAGCAaggaaccgccgccgccgcctgatgCTGGCGGCGGCGGTGACGTCGACCGCATCAGCGGTCTCCCCGACGCCGTCCTCGGTGAGATAGTTTCGCTTCTCTCCACCAAGGAAGCCGGTCGCACCCAAATCCTCGCTTCCCGGTGGCGCCACGTTTGGTTCGCCTCCCCTCTCGTCATCGACGGCAGCGACCTCTGGACCAAGCCCAAGATATTTACCGCCGCCAACGAGGCCCTCGCCAGCGCGGTCTCCAAAATCCTCTCCGCCCACCCGGGCCCCGGCCGCCGCTTCTGCGTCCCGCCGCACTATCTCCACGACCGTCCCGCCACCGTGGACGCCTGGCTCAGCTCCCCGGCGCTTCACAACCTCCAGGAGCTTGATTTCTGGGAAGGGAAACATATGGTACATAGGTATGGTCGCCCGTATCCGTTGGCACCACCACCTGCCTCTACTTTCCGGTTCTCGGCTACCCTCCGAGTTTCTACCTTGAGCAAATGCGAGCTCCCGGATAGCTCAGTGGAAGGGATTCACTTTCCCCACCTTAAGCAGCTCGGCCTTGAAAATGTCAGCCTCTCCGAGGGCTCACTGCATACGATGATTTCCAGCTGCCCTGTCCTGGAGTGTTTGCTGCTTAACGGCATCTTTGGGGTTGGCTGTCTCCGGATTAGTTCCAATACCCTTAGAAGCATCGGTGTCGGCACTGATTTTGATTGTTATAGGGACAATCTCCATAGGGACAATCTCCAGTTATTAGAGGAAGTCATAATTGATGCCCCTTGTCTTGAAAGATCTCTCTATCTTGGTTCATTCAAGCCAACCAATTTCATTATAATCTCTGCACCTAAACTGGAGGCCTTAGGCTGTCTTAATAATGATTGGTTTGAACGTACCAGGCTCGTGTTTGGCACCATAATTATTCAG ggATTAAAAGTTGTAAGCTTGACAACAACATTGAGCAGTGTCAAGACTCTAGCTGTCGCATCACATAATATGAATCTCGATACGGTTATTGAGTTGATGAAATGCTTTCCATGTCTGGAGAACTTGTACATAAAG TCTTGTATTTCAGGAGAAAATCGATGGCGTCATAAACATAGGGATTTCATTAAAAGCTGTGATATCCATCTCAAGAAAATAGTGTTGAGTTATCGAGGCATCAAATCACAAATCAACTTTGCCTCATTCTTTCTACTGAATGCGAGAGAGTTAGAGTTAatgaggctcgaagttggaaacACAAATTACAATGAGGCTTTCTTTGCAGAACAATATAGGATGCTTCAGATGGAGAAAAGGGCCTCGAGAGGTGCACGGTTACATTTTACAAACAAAGCATGTTCCCATCGTGTACATGTTAATCATGTCCGAGATTTGTCGGTAGCAGACCCCTTCGAATGTATGGAGTAG